The segment TGCCGTTCTACGTGACTGAGATGGGCTGGCCGACGCACGTGACCAAAGGGGGCACCGATCCGGAGTTGGCGGCGTCGTATCTGGCCCGGCTCTATCTGCTGGCCCGCACGTCAACGTCGTTCGAGGGGTTGTGGTGGTACGACTTCCAGGACGACGGCTGGGACCCGAAGTACAACGAGGACAATTTCGGCCTGGTGCGGCCCGACCTGACGCCCAAGCCGGCGTACTACGTGATGGCGGACATTTCGCAGCTCGTTGGCAAAGGGCAGTACGCCGGCCGGATCGAGACGTCCGACGAGCACGTGCAGGGATTGCGTTTCACGCGAGGGGACCGCGACTACTGGACCATATGGTCGGAAGACGACCGGGACCGCCAGATCGTCCTGCAAACCGAGCACCCTGAGACGCCCGTGCTGGTTCGGCAGTTGGGCCACGACGCCAGCCTCGTGCAGTGGGGCTTTCGCGACTGGGCACAGCGACGCAACAGCGAGCTGGTTCCCAATCGGATGTCGATCGTCGTCGGGCACCGGCCCTTCATGCTCAGCGGCGACCTGTCGGGCATCTCCATCGCCGAGGTGATCCCACGCTTTCGCCAATCAGAGGAAGAGAGGTAACGATATGAATGCACTGAATCGTACCCGGCGTGACTTCCTCAGGACCCTGGGGCAGGGGGCGCTGGCTCTGGCCCTGCCAGGGATGCTCTCGGCGGCAGAAAGGCCGACGAGAAAGCCCAACGTCCTGTTCATTGCGGTCGACGATCTGCGTCCGCAATTGGGCTGCTACGGCCACGAGCAGATGATCTCACCCCACATCGATCGACTCGCAGCGGATGGAGTCGTGTTCAATCGCGCCTACTGCCAGTCGCCCGTTTGCGGCGCATCGCGTGCCAGCCTGCTGTCGGGCATCCGCGCCACGCGGGACCGTTCGTTCAACGGCTATCTGCATCACGCGGACAAGGACTGGGGCGCGCCGCTATCGCTGCCGAAGCACTTTCGCAATCATGGCTACCATACGATCTCCAACGGGAAGATCTACCACCATCGCGACGACGGCGCGGGCAGTTGGAGCGAGCCGGCATGGGGCCCCAAGGGGCCGTGGGCCGGTCGCGGGTATCTCGTCCAGGCGAACCAGGAGACCGCCCGCGCGCGGAACGGACTTGGTCCGGCGTACGAATGTGCCGAATGCGACGACAGCGAATATGCGGACGGCAAGACGGCGGACAAGGCGATCTCCGATCTGAACCGGCTTGCGAAGATGGACCGGCCGTTCTTCCTGGCGGTTGGTTTCATGAAGCCGCACCTGCCGTTCAACGCGCCGAAGAAGTACTGGGACCTGTACGACGCGAGGAAGATCGAACTGGCAGACAATCCGTATCGGCCCAAGGACGCTCCCGATGCCGCCATCCACAACTGGGGCGAGCTGAGAGCCTACCACGA is part of the Anaerobaca lacustris genome and harbors:
- a CDS encoding sulfatase, encoding MNALNRTRRDFLRTLGQGALALALPGMLSAAERPTRKPNVLFIAVDDLRPQLGCYGHEQMISPHIDRLAADGVVFNRAYCQSPVCGASRASLLSGIRATRDRSFNGYLHHADKDWGAPLSLPKHFRNHGYHTISNGKIYHHRDDGAGSWSEPAWGPKGPWAGRGYLVQANQETARARNGLGPAYECAECDDSEYADGKTADKAISDLNRLAKMDRPFFLAVGFMKPHLPFNAPKKYWDLYDARKIELADNPYRPKDAPDAAIHNWGELRAYHEIPEKGPLPEEMARTLIHGYYACTSYIDAQVGRVLGELDRLDLADDTIVVLWGDHGWNLGEHTLWCKHCHFQTSLIAPLIVRIPWLKGGVRTDGLTEFVDLYPSLCELAGLPVPDHIEGRSFVPLVKEPDRAWKEAVHSRFHSGDSVRTDRYCYTEWTGKDGKMYARMLYDQKLDPDENVNISERPENAQLVKELSERLHQFRAGYVY